A window of the Myxococcus fulvus genome harbors these coding sequences:
- a CDS encoding glycoside hydrolase family 88 protein, which translates to MRALASWTWKVLGLVLLLGASGARAFNDADALKVVGFARTQLRKSASAMPNETRSPKASRADGTWTTVANTDEVAWTQGFFPGGLWQLYQVGLEPSWQSKADRWTRALEVQKTNRRTHDLGFKMFLSFGNAYRLTGDAYYRDVLLTSAESLAARYNSRIGIIDCCDWNSAWDVPLVTDTMMNLELLLWASANGGRAELRTMAVNHALTTLRDAVRPDGSSFHYVDYNAATGAIRSKGTFQGYSANSTWARGHAWLIHGYTMVYRYTGDARMLAAARKVTDWYLSRVPTDMVPKWDFDAPGTQKDSSAAAIVASALLELSQLETDAARKTRYRDAALRTLDTLVSPAYFAQGTNSPGLLLHGVGHLPANQEIDVSLIYGDYYFLEAVLRFNPNPPYPWYSKLSFFESQHRLGSGNTGVRTIEFDVTPLAASQDGTIGYTDSATSVTDYASLNMTVRMNLEGYFDVRNAGAYASLTRVPYVSGRTYHVRILADLPARRYSVWVRPPGGSEVRIANQYVFRTGAPPIDDLGRASVRTLIADSDFRVLNHQVRAGVAASVSDERTETWSDAEESFGCGSTHGASTSSGVLSVLGVMFLLQRSLSTRRRR; encoded by the coding sequence ATGAGGGCATTGGCATCCTGGACTTGGAAGGTGTTGGGGTTGGTGTTGCTCCTGGGGGCAAGCGGGGCCCGTGCGTTCAATGACGCGGATGCATTGAAGGTGGTGGGCTTCGCTCGGACGCAGCTTCGCAAGTCCGCGTCCGCCATGCCGAACGAGACGCGCTCCCCGAAGGCTTCACGCGCGGATGGGACGTGGACGACGGTGGCCAACACGGACGAGGTCGCGTGGACGCAGGGCTTCTTCCCAGGCGGCCTGTGGCAGCTCTACCAGGTGGGACTGGAACCCTCGTGGCAGAGCAAGGCCGACCGATGGACGCGAGCCCTGGAGGTCCAGAAGACGAACCGGCGCACGCACGACCTGGGCTTCAAGATGTTCCTCAGCTTCGGCAACGCCTACCGGCTCACCGGAGATGCGTACTACCGCGACGTGCTGCTGACCTCCGCCGAGTCACTGGCGGCCCGCTACAACTCGCGCATCGGCATCATCGATTGTTGTGATTGGAACTCGGCGTGGGACGTGCCGCTCGTCACGGACACGATGATGAACCTGGAGTTGCTCCTGTGGGCCTCGGCGAACGGCGGGCGCGCGGAGCTGCGGACCATGGCCGTCAATCATGCGCTCACCACCCTGCGCGACGCGGTGCGCCCGGATGGCAGCTCGTTCCACTACGTGGACTACAACGCCGCCACCGGCGCCATCCGCTCCAAGGGCACCTTCCAGGGGTACTCCGCCAACTCCACCTGGGCCCGTGGCCACGCGTGGCTCATCCACGGATACACCATGGTGTACCGATACACGGGTGACGCGCGGATGCTGGCGGCCGCGCGCAAGGTGACGGACTGGTACCTGTCACGTGTGCCGACGGACATGGTGCCCAAGTGGGACTTCGACGCGCCGGGAACGCAGAAGGACTCCTCCGCCGCGGCCATCGTCGCCTCGGCGCTGCTGGAGTTGAGTCAGCTGGAGACGGATGCCGCGCGCAAGACGCGCTACCGCGACGCCGCCCTGCGCACGCTCGACACCCTGGTGTCTCCCGCGTACTTCGCGCAGGGCACGAACAGCCCGGGACTGCTGTTGCATGGCGTGGGACACCTGCCGGCGAACCAGGAGATCGACGTCAGCCTCATCTACGGCGACTACTACTTCCTGGAGGCGGTGCTGCGCTTCAATCCCAACCCTCCGTACCCCTGGTACTCGAAGCTCTCCTTCTTTGAGAGCCAGCACCGGCTGGGCAGCGGCAACACCGGCGTGCGCACCATCGAGTTCGACGTGACGCCGCTCGCCGCCTCTCAGGATGGAACCATCGGCTACACGGACAGCGCCACCTCGGTGACGGACTACGCCTCACTGAACATGACGGTGCGGATGAACCTGGAGGGGTACTTCGACGTGCGCAACGCAGGCGCGTATGCGTCACTCACCCGGGTGCCGTACGTGAGTGGCCGCACGTACCACGTGCGCATCCTCGCGGACCTGCCCGCGCGTCGCTACAGCGTCTGGGTACGTCCTCCTGGAGGCAGTGAGGTGCGGATTGCGAACCAGTATGTCTTCCGCACGGGAGCGCCTCCCATCGATGACCTCGGCCGCGCCTCCGTCCGGACCCTCATCGCGGACAGTGACTTCCGCGTCCTGAACCACCAGGTGAGGGCCGGCGTCGCGGCGTCCGTGAGCGATGAGCGCACCGAGACATGGAGCGACGCCGAGGAGTCCTTCGGCTGTGGTTCCACCCACGGCGCGTCCACGTCCTCCGGAGTGCTGTCCGTGCTCGGCGTCATGTTCCTGCTTCAGCGGAGCCTCTCGACGAGACGGCGACGCTGA
- a CDS encoding DUF6310 domain-containing protein, translating into MGTIIVLGAVVVAAAIHDALEVHELRHRYAEEAGDTSGTTQTLGAAEDHRKPERAPEEQGSQPPVPPLPVGRSRHPHCEPVPVSRASKDVAHNACADRFPPNRYPGMDVSVNGIRFDALQVGARVLWEIKTHRFDTYNGFIQEQELAKELVQLSKERDTAIDCGYDFVVGVSTEEHRDALFKQDSNFKVVVTGCQR; encoded by the coding sequence GTGGGCACCATCATCGTCCTGGGTGCCGTGGTGGTCGCCGCGGCCATTCACGATGCACTGGAAGTGCATGAGCTACGACACCGCTACGCCGAGGAAGCGGGCGACACCTCCGGAACGACGCAGACGCTCGGAGCAGCCGAGGACCACCGGAAGCCTGAGCGGGCCCCCGAGGAACAGGGCTCGCAGCCTCCCGTGCCGCCTCTTCCCGTGGGCCGCTCGCGCCACCCTCACTGCGAGCCCGTTCCCGTATCGCGTGCCTCCAAGGATGTGGCCCACAATGCCTGTGCCGACAGGTTCCCGCCCAACCGCTACCCCGGCATGGACGTGAGCGTGAACGGGATTCGCTTCGATGCACTGCAAGTCGGCGCGCGCGTGCTGTGGGAAATCAAGACCCACCGCTTCGACACGTACAATGGCTTCATCCAGGAGCAGGAGCTCGCGAAGGAACTCGTGCAACTGAGCAAGGAGCGGGACACGGCCATCGACTGTGGATACGACTTTGTCGTTGGCGTGAGCACCGAGGAACACCGGGACGCGCTGTTCAAACAGGACTCCAACTTCAAGGTCGTCGTCACGGGATGCCAGAGATGA
- a CDS encoding substrate-binding domain-containing protein: MTPRVLIVVGFIAALGGVLYLTSERGPRSTEAPEAGTPLPTAVSRPSRPGKVVDVTFLYSTEKKDWVEAAARDFERAHPSIRLTLVGRGSLEAAQAILEGREQPTVWSPADSAVLRMLASDWATDASRGPLFAEAGEQAPRPLVITPLVFVVWADRAEVLRKASGGGAVSWKVLQKAVTSPRGWPAIGGKGEWGLVKLGHTDPTRSNSGLQALLLATLEYYGKRGGLTVEDLLDPGYQDWMKALERGVTRFEASTGTFMADMVRFGPSRYDIAVVYENLAIAQVSQAQGRWGELKVSYPALTLWSDHPAAVLQGDWVTPAQKEAALEWLRYLHSRPVQERALQFGFRPADPAVPLKTADPDNPFTRLASHGVQVDVPPVAEVPEGPVVRDLLMLWSRVLTSGR; this comes from the coding sequence ATGACACCCAGGGTTCTCATCGTCGTCGGCTTCATCGCCGCGCTGGGTGGGGTTCTGTACCTGACCTCGGAGCGCGGGCCCCGGTCGACGGAGGCTCCGGAGGCGGGGACGCCGCTGCCCACCGCCGTGTCCCGGCCCTCGAGGCCGGGCAAGGTGGTGGATGTCACCTTCCTCTACAGCACGGAGAAGAAGGACTGGGTGGAGGCGGCGGCGCGGGACTTCGAGCGCGCGCATCCCTCCATCCGTCTGACGTTGGTGGGGCGCGGCTCGCTGGAGGCCGCGCAGGCCATCCTGGAGGGCCGTGAGCAGCCCACGGTGTGGAGCCCGGCGGACAGCGCGGTGTTGCGGATGCTCGCGTCGGACTGGGCGACGGACGCCTCGCGTGGGCCGTTGTTCGCGGAGGCCGGTGAGCAGGCGCCGCGTCCGCTGGTGATTACGCCGTTGGTGTTCGTGGTGTGGGCGGACCGGGCGGAGGTGCTGCGCAAGGCGAGTGGTGGCGGCGCGGTGTCGTGGAAGGTCCTCCAGAAGGCGGTGACGAGCCCTCGGGGCTGGCCGGCGATTGGGGGCAAGGGGGAGTGGGGGTTGGTGAAGCTGGGCCACACGGACCCGACGCGCTCGAACTCGGGGCTGCAGGCGTTGTTGCTCGCGACGCTGGAGTACTACGGCAAGCGGGGTGGGCTCACGGTGGAGGACCTGCTGGACCCGGGGTATCAGGATTGGATGAAGGCCTTGGAGCGGGGGGTGACGCGCTTCGAGGCCTCGACGGGGACCTTCATGGCGGACATGGTCCGCTTCGGGCCTTCGCGTTACGACATCGCGGTGGTGTACGAGAACCTGGCGATTGCGCAGGTGTCGCAGGCGCAGGGGCGGTGGGGTGAGCTGAAGGTGTCGTATCCCGCGCTCACGTTGTGGAGCGACCATCCGGCGGCGGTGCTGCAGGGCGACTGGGTGACGCCCGCGCAGAAGGAAGCGGCGCTGGAGTGGCTGCGCTATCTGCACAGCCGGCCGGTGCAGGAGCGGGCGCTCCAGTTCGGCTTCCGGCCGGCGGACCCGGCGGTGCCGTTGAAGACGGCGGACCCGGACAATCCGTTCACGCGGCTGGCGTCCCACGGGGTTCAAGTGGACGTGCCTCCCGTGGCGGAGGTGCCCGAGGGCCCCGTGGTTCGGGATTTGTTGATGCTGTGGTCTCGCGTGCTGACGTCGGGCCGGTAG
- a CDS encoding FHA domain-containing protein: MSSRLTEAFFCKQVGPFVLVQKPPSPVMAQLALKMGAARTTMARDIPSLERQQVALWLHFDALTVATLPPVGGQDVLTVGRQPDCDLVVNEPSVSKRHAKLCWWGPSAGCTLVDLKSSNGTFVNAKEVESGGEMHLRDGDLLGFGDATFAYLLAPSFYAKMKRVGT, translated from the coding sequence TTGAGTTCGCGGCTGACCGAGGCCTTCTTCTGCAAGCAGGTGGGGCCGTTCGTGTTGGTGCAGAAGCCGCCCAGTCCGGTGATGGCGCAGCTGGCGCTGAAGATGGGCGCGGCGCGCACGACGATGGCGCGGGACATCCCCAGCCTGGAGCGACAGCAGGTGGCGCTGTGGCTGCACTTCGACGCGCTCACGGTGGCCACGCTGCCGCCGGTGGGTGGGCAGGACGTGCTCACGGTGGGGCGACAGCCGGACTGCGACCTGGTGGTCAACGAGCCCTCGGTGTCCAAGCGTCACGCGAAGCTGTGCTGGTGGGGACCGTCCGCGGGTTGCACGCTGGTGGACCTCAAGTCGAGCAACGGCACGTTCGTGAACGCCAAGGAGGTGGAGTCCGGGGGCGAGATGCACCTGCGGGACGGAGACTTGCTGGGATTCGGCGACGCGACCTTCGCGTACCTGCTGGCGCCGTCCTTCTACGCGAAGATGAAGCGCGTCGGGACGTGA
- a CDS encoding WGR domain-containing protein — translation MRRFEFVEGTSSKFWQPEVQGNVFIVTFGRIGTAGQRKEKAFADAAAAQKEYDKKVAEKVREGYTEVTEGGAPAAAVAAPPAAPKETPLPRRVPVATPTQATLDAAAEALAGLRARLGWRSWEVTSRARRARRALRALGGVDPAAHAQLGPVFEALMKRVVAAPKEGRLPLRHALGLLSELDVAAFRRAVELWRSAPESGELGMVRRADSLGEPELALRLGLLLAERPGFKGSASEDGWAKRWGQLRPHVEKKLSESGGSLSEWVKGVSAASETPLAGRLSRLEA, via the coding sequence ATGCGTAGGTTCGAGTTCGTCGAGGGAACCAGCTCCAAGTTCTGGCAGCCGGAGGTTCAGGGCAACGTCTTCATCGTCACCTTCGGTCGCATCGGCACCGCGGGGCAGCGCAAGGAGAAGGCCTTCGCCGACGCCGCGGCCGCGCAGAAGGAGTACGACAAGAAGGTCGCCGAGAAGGTGCGCGAGGGCTACACGGAGGTGACCGAAGGGGGCGCTCCCGCCGCCGCCGTGGCCGCGCCTCCCGCCGCGCCGAAAGAGACGCCGCTGCCGCGCCGCGTGCCCGTCGCCACGCCGACGCAGGCGACGCTGGATGCCGCCGCCGAGGCGCTCGCGGGGCTCCGGGCCCGCCTGGGCTGGCGCAGCTGGGAGGTCACCTCTCGCGCCCGTCGCGCGCGCAGGGCACTGCGGGCCCTGGGCGGAGTGGACCCGGCCGCGCACGCGCAGCTGGGCCCTGTCTTCGAGGCGCTGATGAAGCGCGTGGTGGCCGCGCCCAAGGAGGGGCGTCTGCCGCTGCGCCACGCGCTGGGGTTGTTGAGCGAGCTGGACGTGGCCGCCTTCCGCCGCGCGGTGGAGCTGTGGAGATCCGCGCCGGAGTCGGGCGAGCTGGGCATGGTGCGCCGCGCGGACTCGCTGGGCGAGCCGGAGCTGGCGCTGCGGCTGGGCCTGCTCCTGGCGGAGCGTCCCGGGTTCAAGGGCAGCGCCTCCGAGGACGGCTGGGCGAAGCGCTGGGGGCAGCTGCGGCCGCACGTGGAGAAGAAGCTGTCCGAGTCCGGCGGCTCGCTGTCCGAGTGGGTCAAGGGCGTGAGCGCGGCAAGCGAGACGCCGCTGGCGGGACGACTCTCTCGGCTGGAGGCCTGA
- a CDS encoding DUF5953 family protein: MTPPSPLILNVYAPALTGADPRPLATVQGLERALPGLRLDRTVTESRRLAALPRRDEWLTEASMRGEFPFVCNGDERHPVIISGRLRSANVSPGRRPQLQVHAKLPLDATVATAASAVLEAVAEGVQAFWGHATPDAASLDIAFQTAPTREGPPAPRRGLPSLKLFQHIRLPEIPYHLGWLNYWSADAVRVLGFPDPSLDGELLSRARRTESGGWLVQLTETPLDLDNPTHLEALLRTYERFPEIGGRVSR; the protein is encoded by the coding sequence ATGACCCCGCCAAGCCCTCTCATCCTCAATGTCTACGCGCCGGCGCTCACGGGCGCCGACCCACGACCGCTCGCCACCGTCCAGGGGCTGGAGCGTGCCTTGCCGGGCTTGCGCTTGGATCGGACGGTCACCGAAAGCCGACGACTCGCCGCTTTGCCACGACGCGATGAGTGGCTGACCGAGGCGAGCATGCGCGGCGAGTTCCCGTTCGTCTGCAACGGCGACGAGCGTCACCCGGTCATCATTTCGGGACGCCTCCGCTCAGCGAACGTGAGCCCGGGGAGGCGGCCACAACTCCAGGTCCATGCGAAGCTGCCGCTGGATGCGACGGTCGCCACTGCAGCATCAGCCGTGCTCGAAGCTGTAGCCGAGGGTGTACAAGCCTTCTGGGGTCATGCGACGCCGGACGCCGCCTCGCTGGACATCGCGTTCCAGACAGCCCCCACGCGGGAGGGCCCCCCCGCGCCTCGCCGGGGATTGCCTTCCCTGAAGCTCTTCCAGCACATCCGTCTGCCCGAGATTCCCTATCATCTGGGATGGTTGAACTACTGGTCCGCGGACGCCGTGCGAGTTCTCGGGTTCCCGGACCCTTCGCTCGACGGCGAGTTGCTGTCGCGAGCGCGTCGTACGGAGTCAGGCGGGTGGCTCGTGCAACTCACCGAGACTCCACTCGACCTGGACAACCCCACCCACCTGGAGGCACTCCTGCGAACCTACGAGCGCTTCCCGGAGATAGGCGGACGGGTGTCGCGCTGA
- a CDS encoding GspE/PulE family protein produces MAEDTPSQFAELAQFTLDRASLRRLPESFCRRNQVAVLDKVDPQADGAPVTVGMTNPDQPSVLELITEFLRRPLRVVRLNPYEIESALEVGFGAGPRVTADVVLTAGMRMSSPPTTVELVEHVLVSAVELKASDIHVESYFDDVDLRYRIDGILHQSYTDIDPRSLPGVVSRVKVLAGLDITERRRPQDGRLRALVERTEGRKVVDFRVSVVPSPAGEDVVIRILDASVGLVPVAKLGMSPAMQAVFLQLLANPEGLVLVTGPTGSGKTTTLYSALAQLNDGLRKIVTAEDPIEYYVPKVNQKQVTPQMPYATLLRALLRQDPNVMLVGEVRDLETGSMALTAAATGHVVLGTLHTADAVGAVARLRGLGLDDVDVADSLLAVLTQRLVRRICAQCTVDMRPTDEQSKLLGRLLNGVRTQVGQGCAACNHTGYKGRLGIFELLVVDPDLQDLIARGEPTVHLRRHARAHGLRTLVEDALDKVDAGITTVAELVRVVPYRHILTTRDERYGNESDEEA; encoded by the coding sequence ATGGCCGAGGACACCCCCTCTCAGTTCGCCGAGCTCGCGCAGTTCACCCTGGACCGTGCCTCGCTCCGCCGGCTCCCCGAGTCCTTCTGTCGTCGCAACCAGGTCGCGGTGCTGGACAAGGTGGACCCGCAGGCCGACGGCGCGCCGGTGACGGTGGGCATGACGAACCCGGACCAGCCCTCCGTCCTGGAGCTCATCACCGAGTTCCTGCGCCGGCCGCTGCGCGTGGTGCGGCTCAACCCGTATGAAATCGAGTCCGCGCTGGAGGTGGGCTTCGGCGCGGGGCCGCGTGTCACCGCGGACGTGGTGCTGACCGCTGGCATGCGCATGTCGAGCCCGCCCACCACGGTGGAGCTGGTGGAGCACGTGCTGGTGAGCGCCGTGGAGTTGAAGGCCTCCGACATCCACGTGGAGAGCTACTTCGACGACGTGGACCTGCGCTATCGCATCGACGGCATCCTCCATCAGTCGTACACGGACATCGACCCGCGCTCGCTGCCGGGCGTCGTCAGCCGGGTGAAGGTGCTGGCGGGGTTGGACATCACGGAGCGCAGGCGTCCCCAGGATGGGCGGCTGCGCGCGCTCGTCGAGCGGACCGAGGGCCGCAAGGTGGTGGACTTCCGCGTCAGCGTGGTGCCGAGCCCCGCAGGGGAGGACGTGGTCATCCGCATCCTCGACGCGAGCGTGGGGCTGGTGCCGGTGGCGAAGCTGGGCATGTCGCCTGCGATGCAGGCCGTCTTCCTGCAGCTCCTGGCCAATCCGGAGGGACTGGTGCTCGTCACCGGGCCCACGGGCAGCGGGAAGACGACGACGTTGTACTCGGCGCTGGCGCAGCTGAACGACGGGCTGCGCAAGATCGTCACCGCCGAGGACCCCATCGAGTACTACGTCCCCAAGGTGAACCAGAAGCAGGTGACGCCGCAGATGCCGTACGCGACGTTGCTGCGCGCGCTCCTCCGCCAGGACCCCAACGTGATGCTGGTGGGCGAGGTGCGCGATTTGGAGACGGGCAGCATGGCGCTGACGGCCGCGGCCACGGGGCACGTGGTGCTGGGCACGCTGCACACGGCGGACGCGGTGGGCGCGGTGGCGCGACTGCGCGGCCTGGGGCTCGACGACGTGGACGTGGCGGACTCGCTCCTGGCGGTGCTGACGCAGCGACTGGTGCGGCGCATCTGCGCGCAGTGCACCGTGGACATGCGGCCCACGGACGAGCAGTCGAAGCTGCTGGGCCGGCTGTTGAACGGCGTGCGCACGCAGGTGGGGCAGGGTTGCGCCGCGTGCAACCACACGGGCTACAAGGGGCGTCTGGGCATCTTCGAGCTCCTGGTGGTGGACCCGGACCTGCAGGACCTCATCGCCCGGGGCGAGCCCACGGTGCACCTGCGTCGGCACGCGCGGGCCCATGGGCTGCGCACGCTGGTGGAGGACGCGCTGGACAAGGTGGACGCGGGCATCACCACGGTGGCGGAGCTGGTGCGCGTGGTGCCCTATCGCCACATCCTCACCACGCGGGACGAGCGCTACGGCAACGAGTCCGACGAGGAGGCCTGA
- a CDS encoding NAD-dependent epimerase/dehydratase family protein, which yields MRAFVTGGSGFVGRYLLAALKSRGEPARALARSPAAMSTVAAAGGEPFEGDLSDVDVLARGMRGCDTVFHSAALVKSWAPRAEYYEANVRGTERVLEAARAAGVKRFVHVSTEAVLADGTPLVKANESWPLPERPIGDYPSTKNESERRVLSVNSPDFTTVAVRPRLVWGLGDTSVLPQMVDAVRTRRFKWVGDGRYLSSTCHVVNCVEGMLLAAEKGRGGESYFLTDGEPVVFRDFVTAMLKTQGVDPGTSTIPYGLAAVVATVADLVWGTFGLPGRPPLSRTEVLLIGREVTVSDEKARQELGYEGRMPRAMGLKEMEAAFQEKSSQAA from the coding sequence ATGCGGGCGTTCGTCACCGGCGGTTCCGGGTTCGTGGGCAGGTATCTCCTGGCGGCGCTCAAGTCGCGCGGCGAGCCGGCGCGTGCCCTGGCGCGCTCGCCCGCCGCCATGTCCACCGTGGCGGCCGCCGGAGGCGAGCCCTTCGAGGGCGACCTGTCCGACGTGGACGTCCTCGCGCGCGGCATGCGGGGCTGCGACACCGTCTTCCACTCGGCCGCGCTGGTGAAGTCGTGGGCCCCTCGCGCGGAGTACTACGAGGCCAACGTGCGCGGCACGGAGCGCGTCCTGGAGGCCGCGCGCGCCGCGGGGGTGAAGCGCTTCGTGCACGTCAGCACGGAGGCGGTGCTCGCGGACGGCACGCCGCTGGTGAAGGCCAACGAGTCCTGGCCGCTCCCCGAGCGCCCCATCGGCGACTACCCCTCCACCAAGAACGAGTCGGAGCGCCGGGTGTTGAGCGTGAACTCGCCCGACTTCACCACCGTGGCGGTGCGGCCCCGGTTGGTGTGGGGGCTCGGTGACACGTCGGTGCTGCCGCAGATGGTGGACGCGGTGCGGACCCGGCGTTTCAAGTGGGTGGGGGACGGGCGCTACCTGAGCTCCACCTGCCACGTGGTCAACTGCGTGGAGGGCATGCTGCTGGCCGCGGAGAAGGGGCGGGGCGGCGAGTCGTACTTCCTCACCGACGGGGAGCCCGTGGTGTTCCGGGACTTCGTCACCGCGATGCTCAAGACGCAGGGCGTGGACCCGGGCACGAGCACGATTCCGTACGGCCTGGCGGCGGTGGTGGCCACGGTGGCGGACCTGGTGTGGGGGACCTTCGGGCTTCCGGGCCGGCCGCCGCTCAGCCGCACCGAGGTGCTGCTCATCGGCCGCGAGGTGACGGTGAGCGACGAGAAGGCCCGCCAGGAGCTGGGCTACGAGGGGCGGATGCCGCGTGCCATGGGACTGAAGGAGATGGAAGCAGCGTTCCAGGAGAAATCGTCACAGGCCGCCTGA
- a CDS encoding GNAT family N-acetyltransferase, translating to MPRGLAEVPGRRTSDVEATSDDFGPPRDEQEVSAVSDILMHAYAMTPADCAAWRQRLDTNDLRLLREGGKVAGTLVSIRKGQWFGGRSVPVVGVGGVGVSPVHRGQGTASRLMTRLVQEARASGAALSILYPATQPLYRRAGYEQAGARYEIRVQMAALEMGERTLSLRAIEPRDEAAISACYQREASLRPGWLDRGEFSWTRVRNPRSEQVHGYLVEGASGIEGYVYLARRPLKDLRQELALTDLVASTPAAARRLLRFLGDHHSLGTEVVWYGGPDDPFLLLLREQSYTVKVYMHWMARVLDVRRALESRGWTPGLSGSLHLEVSDELFEENRGRFVLDVRDGEGRVTRGGEGRLKLDIRQLATLYTGFQSAAALRSVGLLEADDASVRSAMALFGGPQPSLRDMF from the coding sequence ATGCCGCGAGGGCTCGCGGAAGTGCCCGGCAGGAGGACATCAGACGTGGAAGCGACGTCAGACGACTTTGGACCGCCGAGAGACGAGCAGGAAGTCTCCGCCGTGTCGGACATCTTGATGCATGCCTATGCCATGACGCCCGCGGACTGCGCCGCGTGGCGACAGCGCCTGGACACCAACGACCTCCGACTGCTGCGCGAAGGTGGCAAGGTCGCCGGCACCCTGGTCTCCATCCGCAAGGGTCAGTGGTTCGGTGGACGCAGCGTGCCCGTCGTCGGCGTGGGGGGCGTGGGCGTCTCGCCCGTGCACCGCGGACAGGGCACCGCCAGCCGCCTGATGACCCGGCTGGTCCAGGAGGCCCGTGCCTCCGGCGCCGCGCTGTCCATCCTGTACCCCGCCACCCAGCCGCTCTACCGGCGCGCCGGCTACGAACAGGCTGGAGCCCGTTACGAAATCCGCGTGCAGATGGCCGCGCTCGAGATGGGAGAGCGCACGCTGTCTCTTCGCGCCATCGAGCCGCGCGACGAGGCCGCCATCTCCGCCTGCTACCAGCGCGAGGCGAGCCTTCGCCCGGGCTGGTTGGACCGGGGCGAGTTCTCGTGGACCCGCGTGCGCAACCCCCGCTCCGAGCAGGTCCACGGCTATCTCGTCGAGGGCGCCTCCGGCATCGAGGGCTACGTCTACCTCGCGCGCAGGCCGCTCAAGGACCTGCGCCAGGAACTGGCCCTGACCGACCTGGTCGCCAGCACCCCGGCGGCGGCGCGCAGGCTCCTGCGCTTCCTCGGTGACCACCACTCGCTGGGCACCGAGGTCGTCTGGTACGGCGGCCCGGACGACCCGTTCCTCCTGCTCCTGCGCGAGCAGTCGTACACCGTGAAGGTCTACATGCACTGGATGGCGCGCGTGCTCGACGTGCGGCGCGCGCTCGAGTCGCGAGGCTGGACGCCGGGGCTGTCCGGCTCGCTGCACCTCGAGGTGTCCGACGAGCTGTTCGAGGAGAACCGCGGCCGCTTCGTGCTCGACGTGCGGGACGGCGAGGGCCGCGTGACGCGCGGAGGCGAGGGCCGGCTGAAGCTGGACATCCGCCAGCTCGCGACGCTGTACACCGGCTTCCAGTCCGCGGCCGCGCTGCGCTCGGTGGGGCTCCTGGAGGCGGATGACGCCTCGGTGCGCTCGGCGATGGCCCTCTTCGGCGGTCCCCAGCCGTCCCTGCGCGACATGTTCTGA